The following coding sequences are from one Bacteroidota bacterium window:
- a CDS encoding ABC transporter permease, translating into MNIELFIVRKIAFSSRKNFSAFIIRIAVMAVALSLATMIVATSLVNGFQKEIRNKVLSFWSHLEIVPFSLTKSLNDEGIYLYQDFYVNKNLIPEARHIQAIALKGGLLKTNDEFEGIVLKGVGKDFDWGNLKPYLKEGDSIQTGTEESQKEILISKATANRLRLNVSDKVTVSFMGQSIRSRPFRIKGIYETGLEEFDKRYAIVDIGLIQELNHWGPDTVGGFEVFLQQKNLFKSREKAYALMMFGGIMNDETIQEFRRDPLEEIGERVYSRINNPKLDVQTIKSIMPGIFDWLDLQTMNELIILTLMIIVAAINMITALLILILERTNMIGILKALGSANGSIRKIFIYYSTMIVGLGLFLGNVLGIGICLAQHHFHLIKLPQESYYLSYAPVDINWWWILFLNLGTVTVTLLLLLIPSALVAKISPVKAIRFE; encoded by the coding sequence TTGAATATAGAATTATTCATTGTCCGCAAGATAGCGTTCAGCAGCCGAAAGAACTTTTCTGCTTTCATCATCCGTATTGCGGTGATGGCAGTAGCACTCAGTTTGGCCACTATGATAGTGGCCACCTCCTTGGTCAACGGGTTTCAGAAAGAGATACGGAACAAGGTGCTGAGTTTTTGGTCACACCTTGAAATTGTTCCATTCAGCCTCACCAAATCGTTGAACGACGAGGGTATTTATCTCTATCAGGATTTTTATGTGAACAAGAACTTGATTCCCGAAGCGCGACACATACAAGCAATCGCCCTCAAAGGAGGTTTGCTGAAAACCAACGATGAATTTGAAGGCATTGTTCTGAAAGGTGTCGGTAAGGATTTCGACTGGGGCAATCTAAAGCCATATTTGAAAGAGGGAGACTCCATACAAACCGGTACGGAAGAATCGCAGAAAGAGATTCTGATTTCAAAAGCCACGGCGAACCGCTTGCGGTTGAATGTTTCGGACAAGGTCACCGTATCCTTTATGGGGCAAAGTATTCGCAGCAGGCCATTCAGGATAAAAGGAATCTATGAAACCGGCTTGGAAGAATTCGATAAGCGATATGCCATTGTTGACATCGGTTTGATTCAGGAACTCAATCATTGGGGGCCGGATACAGTGGGGGGCTTTGAGGTTTTTCTTCAACAAAAGAATTTGTTCAAAAGCCGCGAGAAGGCTTATGCACTGATGATGTTTGGTGGAATCATGAATGATGAAACCATTCAGGAGTTCCGAAGAGACCCTTTGGAAGAGATAGGCGAGCGAGTCTATTCTCGAATCAACAATCCCAAACTGGATGTGCAGACCATCAAAAGCATCATGCCCGGTATATTCGACTGGCTCGATTTGCAAACGATGAATGAACTCATCATTCTCACGCTGATGATTATTGTAGCTGCTATCAATATGATTACCGCCTTGCTCATCCTGATTTTGGAACGCACCAACATGATTGGCATTCTGAAAGCCCTCGGTTCAGCCAATGGCTCCATTCGCAAAATCTTTATTTACTACAGCACCATGATTGTAGGCCTTGGTCTATTTCTTGGAAATGTTTTAGGTATCGGTATTTGTTTGGCACAGCATCATTTCCACCTCATTAAACTGCCGCAGGAATCCTACTATCTTTCTTATGCGCCGGTGGACATCAACTGGTGGTGGATTCTTTTTCTCAACCTCGGTACCGTGACCGTCACGCTATTGCTATTACTCATTCCTTCGGCCTTGGTTGCCAAAATATCACCGGTCAAGGCGATTCGGTTTGAATAA
- a CDS encoding PKD domain-containing protein, producing MALVAKNQCIDTAVIKPVMLSPNLINAFFTALPTTGCEPLSVTLQDLSTGAVGLSWCFDFDQTTNACIGGSAVNIAGAGFQQTFAAGIHTIALYATNGYGCARDTAFQTINVSPAPVADFVSASGLCAEVPVAFTDQTIAPSGSFVSAYRWQFGDGDSAIIRDPVHTYPTVGNYSVCLEVVSAFGCYDSICKEVVILSKPEVGFSSFDTCLNTPPIAFTNLSNGATFYDWSFGDGNTSALPSPVHSYSNSGTFTVQLIGFTQSCSDTAQHNVTIYPVPKPSFNLPSVYSCGVPSSIVLNNTTTGANNFAWDFDNNATSTLTNPIAIYSSSGQYNITLTASNSFGCFDTAKRLIDIYPFPDIHSVEVQPSSGCDPVNALFTVNASNANQFVWDFSDGSSFTTLSSTISHRFDGPGYYSVLLKVYSFNDCGDTLFMQDTVHVYVIPTARFGYAMNDNVEPYNGTVVFTNQSENASNYFWDFGDGSNSNVTSPSHIFPSVNQFEVMLISSSAYGCSDTMIKRIDIIKKSLFVPNILAPDFSAGNDMIRRWKLVGSGLKEYRAQIFNQWGELLWESSAIDADFNVAEGWDGTYRGQICQQDVYVWKIEAVFLDGTRWEGMNYEKGAPRKTIGTVTLVR from the coding sequence GTGGCTCTGGTAGCTAAGAATCAATGTATTGATACGGCAGTGATTAAACCAGTAATGCTATCTCCTAACTTGATCAATGCCTTTTTCACGGCCTTGCCTACTACCGGTTGTGAGCCATTATCGGTCACTCTTCAAGACCTATCTACCGGGGCGGTGGGATTGAGTTGGTGTTTTGATTTTGACCAAACAACCAATGCCTGTATTGGGGGAAGCGCCGTGAATATAGCGGGAGCAGGATTCCAACAGACCTTCGCGGCGGGCATCCATACTATAGCACTCTATGCCACGAATGGCTATGGATGCGCCCGCGATACAGCCTTTCAAACCATTAATGTTAGTCCAGCACCTGTGGCAGATTTTGTTTCGGCTTCTGGTCTTTGTGCAGAAGTACCTGTTGCTTTTACCGACCAGACTATAGCCCCCAGTGGGTCATTTGTTTCCGCATACCGCTGGCAATTTGGCGACGGTGATTCTGCAATAATCAGAGACCCGGTTCATACTTATCCTACGGTTGGAAATTATTCTGTTTGCTTAGAAGTGGTTTCCGCTTTCGGTTGTTACGACTCTATATGCAAGGAGGTGGTTATCTTGAGTAAACCTGAAGTTGGTTTTAGTTCTTTTGATACTTGTCTGAACACTCCGCCGATAGCTTTCACCAATCTTTCCAACGGCGCTACCTTCTATGATTGGAGTTTTGGTGATGGGAATACTTCAGCGCTGCCATCTCCGGTTCATTCATATTCTAACTCTGGTACTTTCACAGTTCAACTCATAGGTTTTACACAATCATGCAGTGATACGGCCCAGCATAATGTGACTATCTATCCTGTTCCCAAGCCCTCGTTCAATCTGCCTTCTGTTTATAGTTGCGGAGTTCCTTCTTCTATTGTTTTAAATAACACAACTACTGGCGCCAACAACTTTGCATGGGATTTTGATAACAACGCTACTTCTACACTTACGAATCCTATAGCTATATATTCATCAAGCGGCCAGTATAACATCACCTTGACGGCCTCTAACAGTTTTGGCTGTTTTGATACGGCGAAAAGACTTATTGACATTTATCCCTTCCCTGATATTCATTCGGTAGAGGTACAGCCCTCTTCTGGTTGCGACCCGGTAAATGCTTTGTTTACAGTCAATGCAAGTAATGCGAATCAATTTGTCTGGGATTTTAGTGACGGAAGTTCTTTCACCACCCTTTCGTCCACGATTTCTCACCGATTCGATGGGCCGGGCTATTACTCCGTTTTGCTTAAAGTCTATTCATTCAATGATTGTGGAGATACATTGTTCATGCAAGATACGGTACATGTTTATGTCATTCCGACAGCAAGATTCGGATATGCCATGAATGATAATGTTGAACCTTATAACGGCACAGTAGTTTTCACCAACCAATCTGAGAATGCTTCCAATTATTTCTGGGATTTCGGTGATGGCAGTAATTCTAATGTAACCAGTCCATCTCACATCTTTCCATCAGTAAACCAATTTGAAGTGATGTTAATTTCCTCTTCGGCTTATGGGTGTTCGGATACAATGATTAAGCGTATTGACATTATCAAAAAATCATTGTTTGTTCCTAATATACTCGCACCAGATTTCTCTGCAGGCAACGATATGATCCGTAGGTGGAAGCTTGTTGGCTCGGGATTGAAAGAATACCGAGCGCAGATTTTTAATCAGTGGGGTGAACTGCTTTGGGAATCATCAGCGATTGATGCAGATTTTAATGTTGCTGAAGGATGGGATGGAACCTATCGAGGCCAGATCTGCCAGCAAGATGTATATGTGTGGAAGATTGAAGCTGTATTTCTAGACGGCACTCGTTGGGAAGGTATGAACTATGAAAAGGGTGCTCCGAGAAAAACCATCGGCACGGTTACTTTAGTTCGATAA
- a CDS encoding J domain-containing protein produces MEFIDYYKVLGVEKNATAAEIKKAYRGLAKKHHPDLNPDDKEAHRRFQKINEANEVLSDPDKRKKYDQYGKDWEHGAEYEKYRQSQQQSAADSGGQHFSGDFGGEDFSDFFASMFGGRASGGRQAKYRGQDYNASLNLTLNEAYQTHKQTFTINGKQIRITISAGVENGQVIRLRGQGAKGVNGGPDGDLYITFSVSDTPPFKRVGNDLYTTVETDLYTAVLGGEITLDTMGGKIKLKVAPETQNGTKVRVKGKGFPVYNKEGQFGDLYINYNIKIPIHLTDKQTELFSELAKLSK; encoded by the coding sequence ATGGAGTTTATTGATTATTATAAAGTGCTGGGCGTAGAAAAAAATGCTACGGCAGCAGAAATAAAAAAGGCTTATCGCGGTTTAGCCAAGAAGCATCATCCCGATTTGAATCCCGATGATAAGGAAGCCCATAGACGGTTCCAAAAAATAAATGAAGCCAACGAGGTATTGAGCGACCCCGACAAAAGGAAAAAGTATGACCAATATGGGAAAGACTGGGAGCATGGCGCGGAGTATGAAAAATACAGGCAGTCGCAGCAACAAAGTGCGGCAGATTCTGGCGGACAGCATTTTTCGGGCGACTTTGGCGGAGAAGATTTTTCTGACTTCTTTGCCTCTATGTTCGGCGGCAGAGCTTCTGGAGGCCGACAGGCAAAATACAGGGGGCAGGATTATAATGCTTCATTGAATCTTACTTTAAATGAGGCTTACCAAACCCATAAGCAGACTTTTACCATCAATGGCAAACAGATTCGCATTACCATTTCGGCAGGTGTCGAGAACGGACAGGTTATAAGACTGCGCGGCCAAGGAGCGAAAGGCGTTAATGGCGGACCCGATGGCGATTTGTATATTACGTTTTCTGTGTCCGACACGCCCCCTTTCAAAAGAGTGGGAAATGATCTCTACACCACCGTCGAAACCGATCTTTATACCGCCGTTTTGGGTGGCGAAATAACGCTCGATACTATGGGTGGAAAAATCAAACTGAAGGTGGCGCCCGAAACACAGAACGGAACAAAGGTGCGCGTGAAGGGGAAAGGTTTCCCCGTATATAATAAAGAGGGTCAATTCGGTGATTTGTATATCAATTATAACATCAAAATACCTATCCACCTGACGGATAAACAAACGGAACTATTTTCTGAATTGGCTAAACTCTCCAAATAA
- a CDS encoding acetyl-CoA C-acyltransferase — translation MNEVYIVSMARTPIGSLSGSLSGVSAVQLGTQAIKKAMERAGITGNDVEEVIMGNVIQANVGQAPARQAALGAGIHVNATCTTVNKVCASGMKAIILGAQSIMLGDKHIVVAGGMESMTNAPYMMANGRNGYRYGNAEIVDGIVRDALQDPYSKEMMGNSGDRCAKKYNFSREDQDAFAIESYRRVAEAYKNSSFKEELFDVEIAGRGESTFVKEDEDYKKLRPEKVATLKPAFGKDGTVTAVNASKINDGAAAVVLMSGQKVKELGIKPLAKLIGYADAEQAPDDFTTSPALAMPKAAAKAGLTIKDIEYFEINEAFSNVTMVNTKLMGLDPAKVNVYGGAVALGHPVGASGARIICTLISVLTNKKGKYGSAGICNGGGGASAVVIEKC, via the coding sequence ATGAATGAAGTATATATAGTAAGCATGGCAAGAACCCCCATCGGAAGTTTAAGTGGTTCACTATCCGGCGTTTCAGCGGTACAATTGGGAACGCAGGCTATTAAAAAAGCGATGGAACGCGCGGGAATTACTGGCAACGATGTAGAAGAGGTGATTATGGGGAATGTAATTCAGGCAAACGTAGGGCAGGCTCCGGCACGTCAAGCGGCGCTTGGTGCAGGGATTCATGTAAATGCTACTTGTACTACGGTAAATAAGGTTTGTGCTTCAGGAATGAAAGCAATAATCCTCGGAGCCCAGTCCATTATGTTAGGCGATAAGCATATTGTTGTCGCTGGAGGAATGGAGAGCATGACTAACGCACCATATATGATGGCTAATGGCAGAAACGGATATCGCTATGGAAATGCAGAAATAGTAGATGGTATCGTTCGCGATGCGCTGCAAGACCCTTATTCAAAAGAGATGATGGGTAACAGTGGCGACCGTTGTGCTAAGAAATACAACTTCAGCCGGGAAGATCAGGATGCTTTTGCTATAGAATCATACAGACGGGTAGCCGAGGCTTATAAAAATAGTTCCTTTAAGGAGGAGTTGTTTGATGTAGAAATTGCTGGTCGCGGCGAATCTACTTTTGTGAAAGAAGATGAAGATTATAAAAAGCTACGTCCTGAAAAGGTGGCAACTTTGAAGCCAGCCTTCGGCAAAGATGGAACTGTGACAGCCGTGAATGCCTCAAAGATAAATGATGGTGCAGCAGCAGTAGTTTTGATGAGCGGACAGAAAGTAAAGGAATTAGGTATTAAACCTCTTGCAAAATTGATTGGCTATGCCGACGCAGAACAAGCCCCAGATGATTTCACAACCTCACCCGCGCTCGCTATGCCTAAAGCAGCAGCAAAAGCGGGATTAACAATCAAGGACATCGAATATTTTGAGATCAACGAAGCTTTCAGCAACGTAACGATGGTTAATACCAAACTAATGGGACTAGACCCCGCAAAGGTGAATGTCTATGGCGGTGCAGTGGCCTTAGGTCATCCGGTCGGTGCCAGTGGTGCACGAATCATTTGTACACTTATTTCTGTCCTTACGAATAAGAAAGGGAAATATGGTAGTGCGGGAATCTGTAACGGTGGTGGTGGTGCCAGTGCCGTAGTGATTGAGAAGTGCTAA
- the murB gene encoding UDP-N-acetylmuramate dehydrogenase produces the protein MNIEQNKSLKSFNTFGIEASAKYFTEVGSVESFSELFHHSIFQTEKKMILGGGSNILFTGDFDGLVIHNAIMGLQVISEGETQVLVKAGAGELWHKLVLWCIQNGYAGLENLSLIPGLVGAGPMQNIGAYGVEIKDVFYELEAISMKTGELVRFSLADCQFGYRESAFKNKYKNDFFITSVTLRLAKINSPRSTYTFRVDYGDIKATLAEMNIQNLSLEAVSHAVCKIRNHKLPNPKELGNAGSFFKNPTISKAAFDELIAKNPLIPNYPLADGSVKIPAGWLIEQCAWKGKVVGHTGSHKMQALVLVNYGGATGAEVWQLAQDIRQSVKDKFGIEISTEVNVV, from the coding sequence GTGAACATCGAACAAAACAAGTCGCTGAAATCTTTCAACACTTTTGGCATTGAAGCAAGTGCAAAATACTTCACTGAAGTTGGCTCTGTAGAAAGTTTTAGTGAACTGTTTCACCATTCAATATTTCAAACCGAGAAGAAGATGATACTCGGTGGGGGCAGTAACATATTGTTCACGGGAGATTTTGACGGGTTAGTCATTCATAATGCCATTATGGGTTTGCAAGTAATTAGCGAAGGTGAAACGCAGGTATTAGTGAAAGCCGGTGCAGGTGAACTTTGGCACAAGTTGGTGCTTTGGTGTATTCAAAACGGATATGCCGGCTTAGAAAATCTATCACTCATCCCAGGGTTGGTTGGTGCCGGCCCTATGCAAAACATAGGAGCTTATGGAGTGGAGATTAAAGATGTATTTTATGAACTCGAAGCCATCAGCATGAAAACCGGCGAACTCGTTAGGTTTTCGTTAGCTGATTGCCAGTTCGGATACCGAGAAAGTGCTTTTAAGAATAAATACAAGAATGATTTTTTCATCACATCGGTAACACTCCGACTGGCTAAAATCAATTCGCCCAGATCTACTTATACTTTTCGAGTGGACTATGGCGACATCAAGGCCACCTTGGCCGAAATGAACATTCAAAATCTTTCGTTGGAAGCGGTGAGCCATGCGGTGTGTAAAATTCGCAACCACAAGCTACCCAATCCTAAAGAACTGGGCAATGCAGGTAGTTTCTTTAAAAATCCTACCATTTCAAAAGCTGCCTTTGATGAATTGATTGCCAAAAACCCGTTGATACCCAACTATCCTTTGGCAGATGGATCGGTAAAAATACCGGCAGGATGGCTAATTGAACAATGTGCATGGAAAGGTAAAGTGGTAGGCCATACCGGCTCGCACAAAATGCAAGCATTAGTATTAGTTAACTATGGCGGTGCTACCGGTGCTGAAGTATGGCAACTGGCACAAGACATCCGCCAATCAGTAAAGGATAAGTTCGGAATCGAAATTTCGACAGAAGTAAATGTTGTGTAA
- a CDS encoding 1,4-dihydroxy-2-naphthoate polyprenyltransferase, translated as MNKLQAWLHAFRLRTLPLAFSSIITGSSLAFVAVRNQFNYTVFALCLLTTLALQVLSNLANDYGDSEKGTDNDERVGPKRAVQAGLLTASEIKTGIVFCSLFSLAAGFYLIYEATHELHFGYGLFFLFLGLAAIAAAIKYTVGKNAYGYSGLGDVFVLLFFGFVGVGGSYFLLAHQFNYSLLLPSFALGAFATGVLNLNNMRDHLSDEKVGKRTLVVKIGLEKAKAYHRLLIILGFIASIAFVILNFNSTMQFLFVITVPLFRRHLLSVRDIFEPKEFDPLLKQLAIGTFIFSILFAVGMIVGGVE; from the coding sequence GTGAATAAACTTCAGGCCTGGCTCCATGCCTTTCGGCTCAGAACCCTTCCGCTTGCTTTTTCATCTATCATCACCGGTTCTTCGTTGGCTTTTGTTGCCGTGCGCAATCAATTTAATTACACCGTCTTTGCTCTTTGCCTGCTCACCACGCTGGCCTTGCAGGTTCTTTCAAACTTGGCCAATGATTATGGCGACAGCGAAAAAGGGACAGATAACGATGAGCGCGTGGGCCCTAAACGCGCCGTGCAGGCCGGGCTATTGACCGCCAGCGAAATTAAAACAGGGATAGTATTTTGTTCTCTCTTTTCGCTTGCCGCCGGATTCTATTTGATATATGAAGCCACCCACGAACTCCATTTCGGTTATGGTCTTTTCTTCTTGTTTCTTGGCTTGGCTGCTATTGCTGCCGCTATAAAATATACGGTGGGGAAGAACGCTTATGGTTACAGCGGCTTGGGCGATGTGTTTGTCTTGTTGTTTTTTGGATTTGTAGGTGTTGGGGGAAGCTATTTTCTTCTGGCACATCAATTCAATTACTCCTTGCTCCTCCCCTCTTTTGCCCTTGGTGCCTTTGCCACGGGGGTGCTGAACCTGAACAACATGCGCGACCACCTCAGCGATGAAAAGGTGGGAAAAAGAACCCTGGTAGTGAAAATAGGTTTGGAGAAAGCAAAAGCCTACCACCGGTTGTTGATTATTCTGGGTTTCATTGCGTCCATAGCTTTTGTAATTCTCAACTTCAATTCCACCATGCAGTTTTTGTTCGTGATTACGGTTCCCTTGTTTCGTCGTCACCTGCTAAGCGTTCGAGACATCTTCGAACCAAAAGAATTCGACCCCTTGCTGAAGCAATTGGCCATTGGCACCTTTATCTTTTCTATCCTCTTTGCGGTGGGAATGATTGTTGGTGGTGTGGAGTAG
- a CDS encoding chaperone modulator CbpM, whose product METQDYIPVEIFCQQYSVEVSFISSLQAYGLIEIVQQDEAEFIAVSQLAEAEKIMRLHHDLQINTEGLDVVIHLLQKIESMKREMALLKSKLSIYEELEG is encoded by the coding sequence ATGGAAACACAAGATTACATACCGGTCGAAATATTTTGCCAACAGTATAGCGTGGAAGTATCGTTCATTAGTTCTTTGCAGGCTTATGGTTTAATAGAAATAGTGCAGCAGGATGAAGCGGAATTTATTGCGGTGAGCCAACTGGCGGAAGCAGAAAAGATAATGCGGCTGCATCACGACCTACAGATAAACACCGAAGGCCTTGATGTGGTGATTCATCTTTTGCAAAAGATAGAAAGTATGAAAAGAGAAATGGCTTTGCTGAAAAGTAAACTCAGCATATATGAAGAGTTGGAAGGGTAG
- a CDS encoding PKD domain-containing protein — MKGTFALLLLLLFGCIQKSEAQCTVVILGNSSTCSGQSTRLIAKVTGGNPTSFTWTSTPAGVYTNNDTIFVSPTVATNYVVTVSGNGCSANDAFSMAILPLPPVPSFTFGPDSVCSGAPVSFSASPTGGGVTFSWNFGDGRTGTGANVSHKFYSYGNGSGSFNVTLTIKGANGCTRSVTQTVKVIQRPHAVLTPAAGTDTLTFDGFVTFYKCITNQQTSAVFNFRNAAVPAGGVNYTILWGDTGVPFITSTPWATIAHTYGLGIFTITYIVSNPTSGCSDTTYYKAFFGSNPAGGIATLGSTTICGPASLAFILTNYQSNPPGTLYTITFNDSSTSLTFPHPPPDTIFHLFDRTSCGTTSSNGISNFGNAFGAFLIVTNPCGVTSGSVLPIYVSMSPKANFVVSNNFTACVNTDATIINTSINGQAVSNGSCNSTTYLLWNVSPPTGWTLTGGSMGSDNGYIGNNYDPTGWSTGSSGLNVRFTTIGTYQMRLVVANNCGKPDTIIKNVCVSGPPTPSFTLPSNIGCAPYVVIPNNTTPSTGSCSSINYIWNPAFLSATCLPDSLTYFEFVNGTTNQSASPRLRLNNQGLYQLSLTAQNVCGSFTTPAQNITVKDRPELSVDIPAGICGGDHFTASSSALACGSTISGYSWTFQGGTPATASVQNPGNISMTTPGFHLVSVSATSECGVMRIDTSIVVDTIPQAKPGADTSVCGGLPIRIGATLIPGYIYAWSPSLGLDDTTVSAPTANLTNNSDTVFRQTYMLIAGVTGCKDTASVVVSIYPPALANAGGAYSVCSGDSVVLNGSISGGATSALWTSLDGIFRPTDSLTTHFTPSIISGSTTVTLTSNDPAGPCPAVVANSSVTINDLPLVSNSPLSQTVCSGAVSQTVILTSSIPGTTYTWTASSSDGVTGFIANGTTDSIPSQFFTNSSDSSGHVVYVITPSFGNCTGPVANYVFTISPVPDVILPAPQTICSGASFNMVSLTSSTIGTTFRGHQPLEIILLGTPFLETEIFRVRL; from the coding sequence ATGAAAGGAACCTTTGCGTTACTACTGCTTCTATTGTTTGGCTGTATTCAAAAATCAGAAGCACAGTGTACGGTCGTGATATTGGGAAACAGTTCTACCTGTTCCGGGCAAAGCACTCGACTTATAGCGAAAGTAACGGGAGGTAACCCAACGAGTTTCACTTGGACTTCTACTCCGGCAGGGGTATATACTAATAACGACACCATTTTTGTATCGCCTACTGTCGCGACTAATTATGTAGTGACGGTGAGCGGCAACGGCTGTAGCGCGAATGATGCTTTTAGTATGGCTATATTGCCTTTGCCACCGGTTCCCAGTTTCACTTTTGGGCCGGATAGTGTTTGTTCGGGAGCGCCGGTCAGTTTCAGCGCTTCGCCTACTGGAGGTGGCGTAACTTTCTCTTGGAATTTTGGCGATGGCAGAACGGGGACGGGCGCGAACGTCAGCCATAAATTTTATTCCTATGGAAATGGAAGCGGCTCTTTCAATGTAACGCTGACCATTAAAGGGGCTAATGGATGCACCAGATCGGTGACGCAGACGGTGAAGGTGATTCAGCGGCCACATGCAGTTCTTACTCCTGCCGCCGGAACGGACACGCTGACTTTTGATGGGTTTGTGACCTTCTATAAGTGTATCACAAACCAACAAACATCGGCGGTGTTTAATTTTAGAAATGCGGCGGTTCCGGCCGGTGGAGTGAATTATACGATACTGTGGGGAGATACCGGTGTTCCGTTTATTACCAGTACACCCTGGGCTACTATCGCCCATACTTATGGGTTGGGGATTTTTACGATTACCTATATCGTGAGTAACCCAACTTCCGGCTGTTCAGATACTACCTATTACAAAGCGTTTTTTGGCAGTAACCCAGCGGGAGGAATAGCTACATTGGGTAGCACTACCATTTGCGGACCGGCTTCGCTGGCTTTTATTTTAACCAATTATCAGTCAAACCCTCCGGGCACGCTCTATACGATTACCTTCAATGATAGCTCTACGTCTTTGACGTTTCCGCACCCTCCACCCGACACTATTTTCCATTTATTTGACCGTACTTCCTGCGGAACAACCAGTTCTAACGGTATCAGTAATTTTGGAAATGCCTTTGGAGCGTTTCTTATTGTGACCAATCCTTGTGGCGTGACGTCGGGTTCTGTGTTGCCCATTTATGTTTCTATGTCGCCCAAAGCCAATTTTGTGGTTTCAAATAATTTTACTGCCTGTGTCAATACCGATGCTACCATCATCAATACATCTATCAATGGACAAGCGGTTAGTAATGGAAGTTGCAATTCTACCACCTACTTACTATGGAATGTTTCTCCGCCGACCGGATGGACTTTGACCGGTGGTTCTATGGGAAGTGATAACGGATATATAGGAAACAATTATGACCCTACGGGATGGAGTACCGGTTCATCGGGATTAAATGTTCGATTCACCACCATCGGAACATATCAGATGCGTTTGGTGGTGGCGAATAATTGCGGTAAGCCGGATACGATTATTAAGAACGTTTGTGTGTCGGGGCCACCAACGCCGTCTTTCACTTTGCCCTCGAATATTGGTTGCGCGCCTTATGTCGTTATCCCGAACAACACCACCCCCAGCACCGGTAGTTGTAGTTCGATTAATTATATCTGGAATCCGGCCTTTCTTTCGGCAACCTGTCTGCCTGATTCATTAACTTATTTTGAATTTGTAAACGGTACGACTAACCAATCTGCCTCGCCGCGATTGCGATTGAATAATCAAGGGCTGTATCAACTTAGTTTGACCGCGCAGAATGTTTGTGGCAGTTTCACTACACCAGCGCAAAACATCACGGTAAAAGATCGCCCGGAATTATCAGTAGATATTCCTGCGGGAATTTGTGGGGGCGACCACTTTACCGCATCTTCTTCGGCCTTGGCATGTGGCTCTACTATTTCGGGCTACTCATGGACATTTCAGGGAGGCACTCCGGCTACGGCATCAGTACAGAATCCGGGGAACATCAGTATGACTACGCCGGGTTTTCATTTGGTTTCGGTGTCGGCAACGAGTGAATGTGGCGTAATGAGGATAGACACTTCAATTGTAGTAGATACTATTCCGCAAGCTAAACCGGGAGCGGACACTTCGGTGTGTGGTGGCCTGCCCATCCGCATCGGGGCGACATTGATTCCGGGCTATATTTATGCTTGGTCACCATCACTCGGCTTAGATGACACTACGGTTTCTGCACCTACTGCAAACCTTACGAACAATTCTGACACGGTCTTTCGCCAAACCTATATGCTTATAGCCGGCGTTACCGGTTGCAAAGACACGGCCAGCGTGGTGGTATCCATTTATCCCCCAGCATTGGCTAATGCAGGAGGAGCATATAGTGTGTGTTCAGGAGATTCGGTCGTCTTAAATGGTAGTATATCAGGAGGAGCAACTTCTGCTTTGTGGACATCGCTTGATGGAATATTTAGACCCACAGATTCTCTCACCACTCATTTCACTCCTTCTATTATAAGCGGTAGTACGACAGTTACTTTAACATCAAATGATCCGGCTGGCCCATGTCCGGCGGTAGTGGCTAATAGCTCGGTAACTATCAATGACTTGCCACTGGTTTCTAATAGTCCTTTGTCGCAGACCGTTTGTAGTGGTGCTGTTTCGCAAACGGTTATTTTGACTTCGAGTATTCCAGGTACTACCTATACATGGACAGCCTCCTCATCGGATGGGGTTACCGGATTTATTGCCAACGGAACTACCGACTCTATTCCATCTCAGTTTTTCACCAATTCATCTGATTCTTCTGGTCATGTTGTATATGTCATTACTCCCTCTTTTGGAAATTGTACCGGTCCAGTAGCCAATTATGTATTTACTATTTCTCCGGTGCCGGATGTAATACTTCCTGCACCGCAAACTATATGTAGTGGCGCTTCTTTCAATATGGTTAGCCTAACTTCCAGCACGATCGGAACTACTTTTCGTGGACATCAGCCACTGGAAATAATCTTACTGGGAACACCCTTTCTGGAAACGGAGATATTCCGGGTCAGACTTTAA